TCATAACCTCACCACGAGTAATCGCAGCTGCAAGCATAAAAGTAGCAGTCTCTATTCTATCAGGAATTACATTGTGAGCGGCCCCGTGAAGTGACTTAACACCTTCAATTTTAATAGTATCAGTACCTGCACCTTTGATCTTTGCTCCCATTTTGTTCATGAAGTTAGCAAGATCTACAATCTCAGGCTCCTGAGCCGCGTTCTCAATATATGTTGTTCCATTTGCCAAAACAGCAGCCATCATGATGTTCTCAGTCGCTCCTACACTTGGGAAGTCAAGATAGATAGCTGCACCCTTGAGACCGTTCTCTGGCGCTGTTGCTTCGATATAGTTTTCCTTTGCTATAATCTCAGCACCAAGAGCCTCAAATCCCTTAAGATGAAGCCCTATAGGTCTCTCACCTATGGTACATCCACCAGGCATATACACCTTAGCGTACCCAGCTCTAGCTAGAAGAGGTCCCATCAGCAAAAATGATGCACGCATCTTGCTCGTATGTTCGTAGCTCGCCTCACGCTTTGTTAGCTCTTCCATATTTATCTCTAGCACGTTTTCCTCTATCTGATTGATGCTTCCACCAAGAGATACCAAAATCTCCTTCATGACCTTAACATCTATCAAATTAGGCACGTCGCTTATCTTACATTTTTCTTTTGTTAGGATAGCAGATGCCATCTCTGGTAACACCGCGTTCTTGGCTCCGCTTATCTGAACCACTCCATAAAGTGGCGCTCCGTTTTGTACTAAAAATTTTGCCACGACTTCCTCCGAATTCAGCAATCTTCTATGACGATTTCTATAGCTTCTTTAGCTCTTTGATGCATGCTCCACACACGTTCTTGCCGTGCACTTCCTGTACATCCTCATCGCTTCCACAAAACACACATCGCGCTTCGAACTTCTTTAGCATTATGTAGTCATCCTGAACAAAGACCTCAAGGCTGTCATCTGTATTTATGTCTAGGCTTCGTCTTAGCTCAATAGGAATTACAATTCTCCCTAGCGCGTCAACCGGCCTTACTATTCCCGTCGATTTCATTTATCTTCTCCCTCCAACTAGTTCTTTCCGTTTTTGATAAGCGAAATCAAAGAGCTTATTGATTTTGCTATGCTCGAAAGCGAAGCGACCCTTGATTCATTCCCAGCAGCAGCGCTTGCAAAGCTTGCAATGGTCTTTGATAGATCATCTACAACTGGCTTTGTCTCAATCGCCTTTTCGCTAACGATTCCGCTAACAACAGAAACATCCTCCAAAATACCGTTCACTCTCTTAAGCGTCTGTATAAGACGTGCAACTGCTACAATCAAAAATATGAGCAATATTATCGCTACTGCAATCAAAATAATATATAACATGTTGTTC
The nucleotide sequence above comes from Eubacterium sulci ATCC 35585. Encoded proteins:
- a CDS encoding UDP-N-acetylglucosamine 1-carboxyvinyltransferase (adds enolpyruvyl to UDP-N-acetylglucosamine as a component of cell wall formation; gram-positive bacteria have 2 copies of MurA which are active), which encodes MAKFLVQNGAPLYGVVQISGAKNAVLPEMASAILTKEKCKISDVPNLIDVKVMKEILVSLGGSINQIEENVLEINMEELTKREASYEHTSKMRASFLLMGPLLARAGYAKVYMPGGCTIGERPIGLHLKGFEALGAEIIAKENYIEATAPENGLKGAAIYLDFPSVGATENIMMAAVLANGTTYIENAAQEPEIVDLANFMNKMGAKIKGAGTDTIKIEGVKSLHGAAHNVIPDRIETATFMLAAAITRGEVMIKNVVPDHVKPITAKLRECGVTVEITEEGLYVNAADKKLIATDLKTLPYPGFPTDIQSPFMSFLTTVEGSSTVIETVFENRFMHVAELNRMGANIKTEGNRAIVQGGKKLEGSSVIATDLRAGAAMVLAGLVASGTTEVSQIYHVERGYEKFVEKFRALGANILRIED
- a CDS encoding AbrB family transcriptional regulator → MKSTGIVRPVDALGRIVIPIELRRSLDINTDDSLEVFVQDDYIMLKKFEARCVFCGSDEDVQEVHGKNVCGACIKELKKL